A single genomic interval of Daucus carota subsp. sativus chromosome 1, DH1 v3.0, whole genome shotgun sequence harbors:
- the LOC108227045 gene encoding protein FAR1-RELATED SEQUENCE 11, translating into MMSEETENIMVVYDDHSEQRSLSLDDTSSTEESPDESRFSLETNDAIPYIGQRFTTHDAAYDFYSEFAKRNGFSIRRHRTEGKDGVGKGLTRRYFVCHRAGNTPVKALTENKPQRNRKSSRCNCQAYMRISKTTEMGAAEWRVTGFGNNHNHELLEANQVRFLPAYRTISDTDKSRILMFAKTGISVQQMMRLMELEKCVEPGYLPFTEKDVRNLLQSFRKVDPEDESIDLLKMCRNIKDKDPNFQFQYTLDLNNRLENIAWSYASSIRSYEVFGDAIVFDTTRRLTAFDMPLGIWVGMNNYGMPCFFGCVLLREENLRSFSWALKAFAGFMNGKAPQTILTDQNMCLKEAISIEMPTTKHALCIWLIVAKFPSWFNAVLGERYNEWKVEFYRLFNMESIEEFELGWRDMVASFGLHTNRHIASLFALRSHWALPYLRSYFFAGMTTAGHAKSINAFIQRFLSAQTRLSHFVEQVATAVDFKDQAGEQQTMQQNIQNICLKTGAPMESHAAIILTPFAFSKLQEQLVLAAHYASFQMDEVFLVRHHTKLEGGRSVYWSPQEGIISCSCHQFEFSGILCRHALRVLSTGNCFQIPERYLPLRWRRISTPSAKLLHTSSSDHAERVQLLQNMVSTLITESAKSKDRLNIATDQVSMLLSRIKEHPVPSSGTREIASYKRNLDYR; encoded by the exons ATGATGTCTGAAGAGACTGAAAATATTATGGTCGTTTATGATGATCACTCTGAGCAAAGGTCTCTGTCATTGGATGATACAAGCAGCACTGAGGAATCACCAGATGAATCAAGATTCTCCTTGGAAACAAATGATGCAATTCCTTATATTGGGCAAAGATTTACCACTCACGATGCTGCCTATGACTTCTACAGTGAATTTGCCAAAAGAAACGGATTTTCTATTCGCCGTCATCGCACAGAAGGTAAAGATGGAGTAGGCAAAGGGCTAACGAGACGATACTTTGTTTGCCACCGTGCAGGCAATACTCCCGTCAAAGCCCTAACTGAAAATAAGCCTCAACGAAATCGCAAGTCCTCACGATGCAATTGCCAAGCATATATGCGGATAAGCAAGACAACTGAAATGGGAGCAGCAGAATGGCGAGTCACTGGATTTGGAAACAATCATAATCATGAACTTCTAGAAGCGAACCAAGTTCGTTTTCTTCCTGCATATCGAACCATCTCAGATACAGATAAGAGCAGGATTCTTATGTTTGCGAAAACTGGAATTTCAGTGCAACAGATGATGAGGCTCATGGAGCTAGAGAAATGCGTGGAACCTGGATATCTGCCCTTCACAGAGAAGGATGTTCGAAATCTGCTCCAGTCATTTAGGAAAGTAGATCCAGAGGACGAGAGCATAGATCTACTGAAAATGTGCAGAAACATTAAGGATAAAGATCCAAATTTTCAGTTTCAGTATACACTTGATTTAAACAATAGGCTGGAGAATATTGCCTGGTCATATGCCTCTTCAATCAGGTCATATGAGGTGTTCGGTGATGCAATTGTATTTGATACAACCCGCCGCTTAACTGCATTTGACATGCCCCTTGGAATATGGGTTGGAATGAATAACTATGGTATGCCTTGCTTCTTTGGTTGTGTTCTTCTAAGAGAGGAAAACTTGAGATCATTCTCCTGGGCTCTGAAG GCATTCGCTGGTTTCATGAATGGTAAGGCTCCACAGACAATATTAACCGATCAAAATATGTGTCTGAAAGAAGCAATATCAATTGAGATGCCTACCACCAAGCATGCCCTTTGCATTTGGTTAATTGTGGCCAAGTTCCCGTCTTGGTTTAATGCTGTCCTGGGAGAACGCTACAATGAGTGGAAGGTTGAGTTTTATCGATTATTTAATATGGAGTCAATCGAGGAATTTGAACTTGGGTGGAGGGACATGGTCGCTTCCTTTGGACTTCATACTAACAGGCATATAGCAAGTTTGTTCGCATTAAGATCACATTGGGCATTGCCATACTTAAGAAGCTATTTCTTTGCTGGAATGACCACTGCTGGACACGCGAAGTCTATTAATGCTTTCATCCAACGGTTTCTCAGTGCACAAACAAGGCTTTCACATTTTGTGGAGCAA GTTGCCACTGCTGTGGATTTTAAAGATCAAGCAGGAGAACAACAAACAATGCAACAGAATATCCAAAACATATGCCTGAAAACTGGGGCTCCTATGGAATCGCATGCGGCCATAATATTGACCCCTTTTGCATTCTCTAAGCTTCAAGAACAACTTGTCTTGGCTGCCCATTATGCATCATTTCAGATGGATGAAGTTTTTCTTGTTAGGCACCACACAAAGCTTGAAGGAGGACGGAGTGTTTATTGGTCTCCACAGGAAGGAATAATTAGTTGCAGTTGCCATCAGTTTGAGTTTTCCGGAATACTTTGTCGGCATGCCCTGCGAGTTCTCTCTACTGGAAATTGCTTTCAAATCCCAGAGAGGTACCTTCCTCTCCGATGGCGTAGAATTAGCACTCCATCTGCCAAGCTCCTCCATACTAGTTCAAGCGATCATGCTGAACGAGTGCAGTTATTACAGAATATGGTGTCAACTCTTATCACAGAATCTGCCAAGTCAAAAGATCGTCTTAATATTGCAACTGACCAAGTTTCAATGCTTCTGTCTCGGATTAAAGAGCATCCTGTACCCTCATCAGGCACGAGAGAAATTGCTTCTTATAAAAGGAATCTTGATTACAGGTGA
- the LOC108209001 gene encoding LRR receptor-like serine/threonine-protein kinase GSO1, producing MATPVPSINTYGSLSVVHDVYLSFRSADTRKTFVDPLCTAINSDGISTFFYDSELQGGEEMSSSVSPAIEVSKIIIVVLSTNYASSTWCLDELVQILESKKRTTKQKVFPVFYEVDPADVRQQTGEFGAAFSKHTDMKNSREVETWKNALAAIGCLPGNTLPILASRTELQLDFPGGEGTLSDIKVLHGLKEKVIPHSKVLAAKDLRVMHIDPKQTDIPDNLSFPDLEKLFMRSNLGLIYTPMPFFERMPVLKVLDMSRSSIRTLPPSVSNLIKLEELILRNCELLVELPHEISALGSLKVLDLTNCKSLTKLPESTRKLKSLEYLNLSGCTNLVEIPQSIHFPQTLSFLDLRNCKSLTRLPKSITKLRFLNFLYLSGCTKLAEISDSIKFPQSISSLELTGCKSLRKLPESISRLRSLEYLNLDDCTNLAEIPESFQLPERLSALNLLNCRSLTKLPKSIGKLRYLQYLNLAGCSGLCDVPNMFFVQMPTLKVLDMSSTSIKFLPPSVSKLIGLEELILRRCELLMELPHEIGALGNLKVLDLFGCTNLAKVPESIEFSQSLSSVDLTNCKCLQKLPESISKLRSLQFLNLSGCTNLDEFPESIAFPQSLCFLDLTDCKKLTKLPESISKLRSLNFLSLSGCTNLSKNSKSINFPRSLSFLDLRDFTSLVTLPESTSKLRSLKYLYLSGCTNLAEILESVRFPQSLALLDLTDCISLTKLPESTYKLRYLEKLSLRGCSSLSEVPTSFFERMSALKVLDMSSTGVKTLPPSVSKLLKLEELILRHCELLTELPHEISALKNLKSLDLTGCTTLAKLPESKNKLISLHELNLSGCFSLSDVPNLFFVQMRNLRVLDMSSTSIKTLPLSASKLIKLRELLLRNCELLMELPHEIGALGNLKVLDLEGINLVCLPKEVGELNKLRCLKVSLYDAVSYRKSKRIIDIIPRTELAKLTQLEELSITYDPQDIWCYAAVEDTMEDLPSLRKLKTLKLYLPTTVLLQKLLGLRWKNDDLSIYQNLSNFTFIIGPEAQRFITRLPCGLEEEFLKLKKCLKYSNGKDNTTAFPEALKHANALYLDRHWTIQKLSIFKLDELHKLKFCLLVDCNEMQTVFDESDFSHGVAKKGDNFHSLQYLAIHYLMNLEVIWRGLDVDCFLQSLKVLVLHTCPNLHTIFPKVIQGDLVNLEEMVVEDCPKIKTLTDADLSLPGLKNLSLVYLPELVSISSGLSIGPKLENIVIYDCPNLKRLPCLGECSKEVVEIQGESDWWNALEWSSSSQPYAFSELDIDGDLLDELAPRFKDSLHLL from the exons ATGGCCACCCCTGTTCCCAGTATAAATACTTACGGTTCACTTTCAGTTGTGCATGATGTGTATTTGAGTTTCAGAAGTGCAGATACTCGCAAAACATTTGTGGATCCTCTCTGCACAGCCATCAACTCAGACGGAATCTCCACATTTTTCTACGACAGTGAGCTGCAAGGTGGAGAAGAAATGTCCTCATCAGTTTCCCCCGCGATCGAGGTGTCAAAGATCATAATTGTTGTTCTTTCTACAAACTATGCTTCTTCTACGTGGTGCCTGGACGAGCTTGTCCAGATCCTTGAATCAAAGAAGAGAACAACCAAGCAGAAGGTCTTTCCGGTATTTTATGAAGTTGATCCAGCAGATGTGCGCCAACAAACCGGTGAATTTGGCGCCGCTTTCAGTAAACATACGGACATGAAGAACTCGAGGGAGGTAGAAACTTGGAAAAATGCATTGGCTGCAATAGGATGCCTTCCTGGAAATACTCTGCCCATTTTAGCAAGCAG AACGGAACTGCAACTAGACTTTCCCGGAGGAGAAGGTACTCTGTCTGACATCAAAGTGTTACATGGCCTAAAGGAAAAGGTTATACCCCACTCGAAAGTTTTGGCAGCAAAGGACCTCAGAGTCATGCATATAGATCCCAAACAAACTGATATTCCAGATAATTTAAGCTTCCCTGATCTTGAAAAGTTGTTCATGCGATCAAACCTTGGCTTGATATATACTCCCATGCCATTCTTTGAGAGAATGCCAGTCCTTAAAGTCCTAGATATGTCAAGATCAAGTATAAGAACTCTGCCCCCTTCGGTTTCCAATTTGATTAAACTGGAAGAACTAATATTGCGAAATTGTGAACTTCTGGTGGAACTGCCACATGAAATCAGCGCACTTGGGAGTCTCAAGGTATTGGATCTGACAAACTGTAAAAGTTTGACAAAGCTACCAGAAAGTACGAGGAAGCTGAAATCCCTTGAATATCTGAATCTCTCTGGTTGTACAAATTTGGTTGAAATTCCTCAGTCTATTCATTTTCCGCAGACACTGTCTTTTCTAGATCTAAGAAATTGTAAAAGTTTGACAAGGCTTCCTAAAAGCATCACTAAGCTGAGATTTTTAAACTTTCTTTATCTCTCAGGATGCACAAAGTTGGCAGAGATTTCTGATTCTATTAAATTCCCACAGAGTATCTCTTCACTGGAATTAACAGGTTGTAAAAGTCTAAGAAAGCTGCCAGAAAGCATAAGTAGGCTGAGATCTCTTGAATATCTGAATCTTGATGATTGTACCAATTTGGCTGAAATTCCAGAGTCTTTTCAATTGCCTGAGAGACTGTCTGCATTGAATCTACTAAATTGTAGAAGTTTGACAAAGCTACCAAAAAGTATTGGTAAGTTGAGATATCTTCAATATCTGAATCTCGCTGGTTGCTCTGGTTTATGTGATGTTCCAAATATGTTCTTTGTGCAAATGCCGACCCTCAAAGTCCTAGATATGTCAAGTACAAGTATAAAATTTTTGCCACCTTCTGTTTCCAAATTGATCGGATTAGAAGAACTCATTTTGCGACGTTGTGAGCTTCTGATGGAGCTACCACATGAAATCGGCGCACTTGGAAATCTCAAGGTATTGGATCTATTTGGTTGTACAAATTTGGCTAAAGTTCCCGAGTCTATAGAATTTTCTCAGAGTCTCTCTTCAGTGGACCTAACAAATTGTAAATGTTTGCAAAAGCTACCAGAAAGCATCAGTAAGCTGAGATCCCTTCAATTTCTGAATCTATCTGGTTGTACAAATTTGGATGAATTCCCGGAGTCTATTGCTTTTCCCCAGAGTCTCTGTTTCCTGGATCTAACAGATTGTAAAAAATTGACTAAACTACCAGAAAGTATAAGTAAGCTGAGATCCCTtaattttctctctctctctggttgtACAAATTTGTCCAAAAATTCCAAGTCAATTAATTTTCCTCGGAGTCTCTCTTTCCTGGATCTAAGAGATTTCACAAGTTTGGTCACGCTACCAGAAAGTACAAGTAAGCTGAGATCACTTAAATATCTCTATCTCTCTGGCTGTACAAATTTGGCAGAAATTCTAGAGTCTGTTCGTTTTCCTCAAAGTCTCGCTTTACTGGACCTAACGGATTGTATAAGTTTGACAAAGCTGCCAGAAAGTACATATAAGCTGAGATACCTTGAAAAACTCAGTCTCCGTGGTTGTTCAAGTCTATCTGAGGTTCCAACTTCATTCTTTGAGCGAATGTCGGCTCTTAAAGTCCTAGATATGTCAAGCACAGGTGTGAAAACTCTGCCACCGTCTGTTTCCAAATTGCTTAAACTGGAAGAACTCATTTTGCGACATTGTGAACTTCTAACAGAGCTACCACATGAAATCAGTGCACTTAAGAATCTCAAAAGTTTGGATCTTACAGGTTGTACAACTTTGGCAAAGCTGCCAGAAAGTAAAAATAAGCTGATATCTCTTCATGAACTGAATCTCTCTGGTTGCTTTAGCCTATCTGATGTCCCAAATTTATTCTTTGTGCAAATGCGGAACCTTAGGGTTCTAGATATGTCGAGCACAAGTATAAAAACTTTGCCACTCTCTGCTTCCAAATTGATCAAACTGAGAGAACTCCTTTTGCGAAATTGTGAACTTCTGATGGAGCTACCCCATGAAATCGGTGCACTTGGGAATCTCAAGGTATTAGATTTAGAAGGaattaatcttgtttgtttgcCAAAGGAAGTTGGAGAGCTTAATAAGTTAAGGTGTTTGAAGGTTTCTCTGTATGATGCTGTGAGCTACAGAAAAAGCAAGAGGATAATTGATATAATTCCCAGGACAGAATTAGCAAAGCTTACTCAGTTGGAAGAGCTAAGCATCACTTATGATCCACAGGATATATGGTGCTATGCTGCAGTGGAAGATACTATGGAAGACTTGCCTAGCCTCAGAAAGCTGAAAACTCTGAAGTTGTATTTGCCAACTACAGTACTTCTCCAGAAACTCCTTGGACTTAGGTGGAAAAATGATGACTTGTCTATTTACCAGAATTTATCAAACTTCACCTTCATCATTGGTCCTGAAGCTCAGCGTTTCATAACACGTCTACCATGTGGCCTCGAAGAGGAGTTCCTGAAGTTAAAGAAATGCTTGAAATATAGTAATGGCAAAGACAACACAACTGCGTTTCCAGAAGCTCTAAAACATGCCAATGCTTTGTATCTCGATCGTCACTGGACTATTCAAAAGCTCTCCATCTTCAAATTAGACGAATTACATAAGCTGAAATTCTGCTTGTTGGTGGACTGCAATGAGATGCAAACGGTTTTTGATGAAAGTGACTTTTCCCACGGGGTAGCTAAAAAAGGAGACAATTTTCATTCATTGCAGTACTTGGCCATTCATTACCTAATGAATCTAGAGGTAATCTGGAGAGGGCTGGATGTTGATTGTTTCTTGCAGTCTTTAAAGGTACTGGTTCTGCATACGTGCCCAAACTTGCATACCATTTTTCCCAAGGTTATACAAGGAGATCTTGTGAACTTGGAAGAGATGGTAGTTGAAGATTGCCCCAAAATCAAAACTCTGACAGATGCAGACTTATCTCTCCCAGGATTGAAAAATTTATCACTTGTGTACTTGCCTGAGTTGGTGAGCATATCTAGTGGCTTGAGCATTGGCCCAAAACTAGAAAACATCGTAATTTATGATTGCCCAAATTTGAAAAGACTTCCTTGTTTAGGAGAGTGCAGTAAAGAGGTGGTCGAAATTCAAGGAGAGAGTGACTGGTGGAATGCTTTAGAATGGAGCAGCAGCAGCCAACCTTACGCTTTTTCTGAACTAGACATAGATGGAGATTTGCTGGATGAGTTGGCGCCAAGGTTTAAAGATTCCCTTCACCTCTTGTAA
- the LOC108211488 gene encoding uncharacterized protein LOC108211488, whose amino-acid sequence MHPPLTLHRHPMCAEIIEQFQKCHVDHPLGKFFGECTDLKIKLDRCFREEKALKRKANFEESKKLKERLRAHRKERLDASLEDKNLAQA is encoded by the exons ATGCATCCTCCGTTAACTTTGCACAGACACCCAATGTGTGCTGAA ATCATTGAGCAGTTCCAAAAGTGTCACGTAGACCATCCCCTCGGAAAATTCTTTGGTGAATGCACTGATCTCAAGATAAAGCTTGATCGATGTTTTCGAGAGGAA AAAGCATTGAAGCGAAAGGCCAATTTTGAGGAGAGTAAAAAACTGAAGGAGAGGCTACGTGCTCACAGGAAAGAAAGACTCGACGCCAGCCTCGAAGACAAGAACCTCGCGCAAGCTTAG